A region of the Peredibacter starrii genome:
ATAGGGTTTTGAGCCCAATACTTGCGCCCCTGATTGAGAATATCGTTAAATTTTTGACCTGAAGCAAACCGTAGCTCCCATTTCTTGATTCTATAAGTTAGTGAACAATGACACGAAGAATTTAATTGCTCAAGGGGACTGAACTAGGAATCTATTCAATACGTATTACAGTAACCTAAAGTGGTTCCCCTCCTTGAAGTAAAAATATTTGGCATGACTATTGTGCGCCGCATTTCCATTATCAAAGAATCGTTTAAATGCTATTAATTATTCATGAAAAGCACCATTCTCATTACCGGGGGAGCAGGTTTTATTGGCTCCAATTTTGTTCCATACTTCCTCGAGAAGTATCCCCAGCATAATGTAATCAATCTCGATAAATTAACCTATGCAGGGGATCTGTCTCATCTAGATGAGATCAAAGAGCATCCTGGTTACGTCTTTATTCAAGGCGATATCTGTGACCGCGAATTATTAGAGAAGATTTTTAGTGAGTATGATGTTCAAGGGGTGATTCATTTCGCCGCTGAATCCCATGTTGATAACTCCATTACTGGACCAGGTGAATTCATTCGCACCAATGTAGTGGGTACTTTTACGCTTTTGGATGTTGCAAGAAAAACTTGGATGGACGGCCCTTTTAAGTTTAAAGACCAGTATAAGAACGCTAGATTTCATCACATTTCGACCGATGAAGTGTATGGAACTCTTGGTGAAACAGGCCTTTTCCTAGAGACAACACCTTACGCTCCAAACTCACCTTACTCAGCATCTAAAGCAAGTTCCGATTTGATAGTGAGATCTTACTTCCATACATATGGCATGGATGTTGTAACCACTAATTGTTCTAATAATTACGGACCCAAGCAACACAATGAGAAACTAATTCCAACGATTATTAGAAAGGCATTAGCGGAAGAAAAAATTCCTGTTTATGGAGACGGGAAAAA
Encoded here:
- the rfbB gene encoding dTDP-glucose 4,6-dehydratase; amino-acid sequence: MKSTILITGGAGFIGSNFVPYFLEKYPQHNVINLDKLTYAGDLSHLDEIKEHPGYVFIQGDICDRELLEKIFSEYDVQGVIHFAAESHVDNSITGPGEFIRTNVVGTFTLLDVARKTWMDGPFKFKDQYKNARFHHISTDEVYGTLGETGLFLETTPYAPNSPYSASKASSDLIVRSYFHTYGMDVVTTNCSNNYGPKQHNEKLIPTIIRKALAEEKIPVYGDGKNIRDWLYVLDHCTGIDLVFHKGKSGETYNIGGRNEKCNIDIVKHICSILDQRCPRKNQIAYSELISFVADRPGHDRRYAIDATKIENDLGWRANENFESGIIKTVDWYLKKAGR